The following proteins come from a genomic window of Paenibacillus swuensis:
- a CDS encoding S1C family serine protease, with protein sequence MLRASRYRKGVFGASIKRAAIYMLVFLSGVIVTQMIFRTAEGHTPILSARDNVVRILAVTGSGEVTAGSGWLVGEREHSDARYVVTSYHVTVNGEALYVQQQGKTIEAVPVAADPLRDLIVLGIAEPLPGRSGLRLSDYREAEPTEQLWALGFPAVSDTVSGEMSSNTEEVTITNGIVSRMAVDPAGRHIIQMTAPINNGSSGGPVLNGRGEVIGVNTFKALEDSQGVFGAVHKDELIPLLKDAGVQRDYKSVFSPLSFIKWIEFIPVVLWSGLLLLWVFAYRKADYRVYRS encoded by the coding sequence ATGCTCAGAGCGAGCAGGTACAGAAAAGGTGTATTCGGTGCTTCAATCAAAAGGGCTGCGATTTATATGCTTGTCTTTCTTAGCGGTGTCATTGTAACACAGATGATCTTTCGGACTGCCGAGGGACACACACCGATTCTAAGCGCCAGGGATAATGTTGTTCGGATTCTGGCCGTTACGGGTTCAGGCGAGGTTACCGCGGGTTCGGGATGGCTTGTGGGAGAGCGTGAGCACAGCGACGCCCGGTATGTGGTCACAAGCTATCATGTCACGGTTAACGGCGAAGCCTTATATGTTCAACAACAAGGGAAGACAATAGAGGCCGTTCCTGTGGCAGCGGATCCGTTGCGGGATTTAATTGTTCTGGGCATTGCCGAGCCTTTACCTGGACGTTCGGGACTCCGTTTATCCGATTATCGCGAGGCCGAGCCTACGGAGCAGCTATGGGCATTGGGATTTCCGGCGGTATCGGACACCGTTTCGGGTGAGATGAGCTCGAATACCGAGGAAGTCACGATTACGAACGGCATTGTCAGCAGGATGGCGGTAGACCCCGCGGGTCGGCACATTATTCAGATGACCGCACCAATCAACAATGGCAGTTCCGGGGGACCGGTGTTGAATGGACGGGGTGAAGTCATCGGCGTGAACACCTTCAAAGCGTTGGAGGATTCACAAGGCGTATTCGGCGCGGTCCATAAAGACGAGTTGATTCCATTATTAAAGGATGCCGGAGTGCAAAGGGATTATAAATCGGTTTTCAGCCCCCTTTCCTTTATTAAATGGATAGAATTCATTCCTGTAGTGTTGTGGTCAGGTTTATTATTGTTGTGGGTGTTTGCATATCGCAAAGCGGATTATCGAGTTTACCGATCATAG